In Kryptolebias marmoratus isolate JLee-2015 linkage group LG22, ASM164957v2, whole genome shotgun sequence, a single window of DNA contains:
- the LOC108246757 gene encoding transient receptor potential cation channel subfamily A member 1 isoform X1, producing MHQDTQTNRTVLLNSELDLEMTERTNISQVLESPVESRSSVFTATSFWASYAQGRWKQKKRNLTGVHLETKYKGLAKHEEGDEEQGDETDTNNKIQQLNRKLLGHFRDLAAKNEDTDQVDLQFLDEVISRGADPNCSDIYGQTVLHEISRAWSVDVMKFFLDRGSDHLCSDQFGVTPLHVAAALDYEDMVQFLLDQNADPGAHTFLDRQTPLHYAAKNDAVGSIKLLLQAGAAISCTDYKNRTPLQLAANMERSEAAQVLLEHGAGADGKDSDGQLCITALIGRMSHVAQMALGQFHVTDRITRQQYFYLNLLEPEAHSPEENLQGAVITEPTSPLQVVVQEGKLDLIMNPVFLKLIQVKWQLCGRLGAWLLLILNLLLNVSWTAVAISLSAHQESPDRYVFPQDWWRIFLVILALLLTLKEVWREVEDVLRSKRKLRLQQHWMERRLHDDLQCSHPMWPQERQFLLDETKRVHRMRGSYSQDMWNIFDWLVYTLLTVSFSFHMVDVFHPSASLHTLSRRLFAISIIFLWLRLMKHVRAFRLMGPFIVMLGNIVGDVMCFLFLYAELFIPYACSFWIIFGGSSSVPSMLSVSDLLYSLYRITLVDEYEYAAMVMVDEVMAPLLCGTFLAASSILCVNLLIALLTDTFQRVHDNSQANAVMQQAAVILQVEESMPHLRCFYDALYISKHCSPLADASDDITANPRYHQDIGHIKAQIKETLDQFLVLQRDTEAIRSSKVQKEEDKQNQVPQNRDPYRQELHAIRADLKELQTLVQQLVQDRTNLVSSSKSRLD from the exons ATGCATCAGGACACCCAGACCAATCGAACAGTTCTGCTAAATTCTGAACTGGACCTGGAGATGACAGAAAGAACCAACATATCCCAG GTCCTGGAGAGTCCTGTGGAGTCTAGATCCTCTGTGTTCACAGCTACATCTTTTTGGGCATCGTACGCTCAAGGCCgttggaagcagaaaaaaagaaatttaacag GAGTCCACCTGGAGACAAAATACAAAGGTCTTGCAAAGCATGAGGAAGGTGATGAAGAGCAGGGAGATGAAACCGATACCAACAACAAAATCCAGCAACTCAACAGAAAACTGCTTGGCCACTTCAGAGATCTGGCAGCTAAAAATGAAGACACTGACCAG GTGGATCTTCAGTTTCTGGATGAGGTGATATCACGTGGTGCCGATCCAAACTGCTCAGACATATATGGTCAAACCGTCCTGCATGAG ATATCCAGGGCTTGGAGTGTTGATGTgatgaaattctttttggacCGGGGCTCAGACCACCTCTGTTCAGACCAGTTTGGAGTTACACCACTGCATGTAGCTGCTGCCTTGGACTATGAGGACATGGTCCAGTTCCTACTGGATCAAAACG CTGATCCAGGTGCTCACACCTTCCTGGACCGGCAGACTCCTCTTCACTATGCTGCAAAGAATGATGCTGTTGGATCCATTAAACTCCTGCTGCAGGCCGGAGCTGCCATCAGCTGCACGGACTATAAGAACAGGACGCCACTGCAGCTCGCCGCCAACATGG AGCGCAGCGAAGCAGCTCAGGTCCTGCTGGAACATGGGGCAGGTGCCGACGGGAAGGACTCTGATGGACAGCTGTGTATCACTGCTCTTATTGGTCGGATGAGTCATGTG GCTCAGATGGCGCTCGGTCAGTTCCATGTGACAGACAGGATTACCAGGCAGCAGTACTTTTACCTAAACCTGCTGGAACCAGAAGCACACTCACCTGAGGAAAACCTGCAAG GAGCAGTGATCACTGAGCCCACATCTCCA CTGCAGGTGGTTGTTCAGGAGGGGAAGCTGGACTTAATTATGAATCCGGTCTTTCTCAAACTTATTCAGGTCAAATGGCAACTCTGTGGCAG GTTGGGGGCGTGGCTTCTCCTCATCCTCAATTTACTGCTGAATGTTTCCTGGACAGCTGTTGCAATCTCTTTGTCTGCCCACCAAGAATCACCTGATCGCTATGTCTTTCCTCAG GACTGGTGGCGTATCTTTTTGGTGATCCTGGCGCTCCTACTGACTCTGAAAGAGGTgtggagggaggtggaggaTGTCCTGCGTTCGAAAAGGAAGCTCCGTCTGCAGCAGCACTGGATGGAGCGTCGTCTCCATGACGACCTTCAGTGCTCACATCCTATGTGGCCTCAG GAGAGACAGTTCCTTCTGGACGAGACCAAACGGGTTCACAGAATGAGGGGAAGCTACAGCCAGGACATGTG GAACATCTTTGACTGGCTGGTTTACACTCTACTGACGGTGTCCTTCAGCTTCCACATGGTGGATGTGTTTCATCCATCTGCTAGTTTGCACACGCTCAGTCGGCGCCTGTTCGCCATCTCTATCATCTTTTTGTGGCTGCGACTCATGAAACATGTCAGAGCCTTCAG GTTGATGGGGCCATTTATTGTCATGCTGGGGAACATTGTTGGAGATGTGATGTGTTTCCTGTTCCTGTACGCTGAGCTCTTCATCCCCTATGCCTGCAGCTTCTGGATCATATTTGGAG GCTCGTCGTCAGTTCCCAGCATGCTGTCTGTCTCAGATCTGCTCTACAGTCTGTACCGGATCACTCTGGTGGATGAGTATGAGTATGCTGCCATGGTAATGGTGGATGAAGTCATGGCTCCTCTGCTGTGTGGGACATTTCTGGCTGCATCATCCATCTTATGTGTCAACCTGTTGATTGCACTGCTCACTGACACCttccagag AGTTCACGATAACTCGCAGGCTAACGCAGTGATGCAGCAGGCGGCCGTCATCCTGCAGGTGGAGGAGTCCATGCCCCACCTCCGCTGTTTCTATGATGCCCTGTACATCTCCAAACATTGCTCACCATTGGCTGATGCCTCAGATGACATCACGGCAAACCCCCGTTATCATCAAGACATTGGACACATCAAAGCACAGATCAAA GAGACTTTGGACCAGTTCCTAGTCCTGCAGAGGGACACAGAGGCAATAAGAAGTTCAAA AGTTCAGAAGGAAGAAGACAAGCAGAACCAAGTGCCTCAGAATCGGGACCCATATAGACAGGAACTTCATGCAATCCGAGCAGACTTGAAGGAGCTTCAGACTCTGGTTCAGCAGCTGGTACAGGACAGAACTAATTTGGTTAGTAGCTCTAAGAGTAGATTAGACTAG
- the LOC108246757 gene encoding uncharacterized protein LOC108246757 isoform X4 yields the protein MHQDTQTNRTVLLNSELDLEMTERTNISQVLESPVESRSSVFTATSFWASYAQGRWKQKKRNLTGVHLETKYKGLAKHEEGDEEQGDETDTNNKIQQLNRKLLGHFRDLAAKNEDTDQVDLQFLDEVISRGADPNCSDIYGQTVLHEISRAWSVDVMKFFLDRGSDHLCSDQFGVTPLHVAAALDYEDMVQFLLDQNADPGAHTFLDRQTPLHYAAKNDAVGSIKLLLQAGAAISCTDYKNRTPLQLAANMERSEAAQVLLEHGAGADGKDSDGQLCITALIGRMSHVAQMALGQFHVTDRITRQQYFYLNLLEPEAHSPEENLQGAVITEPTSPLQVVVQEGKLDLIMNPVFLKLIQVKWQLCGRLGAWLLLILNLLLNVSWTAVAISLSAHQESPDRYVFPQDWWRIFLVILALLLTLKEVWREVEDVLRSKRKLRLQQHWMERRLHDDLQCSHPMWPQERQFLLDETKRVHRMRGSYSQDMWNIFDWLVYTLLTVSFSFHMVDVFHPSASLHTLSRRLFAISIIFLWLRLMKHVRAFRLMGPFIVMLGNIVGDVMCFLFLYAELFIPYACSFWIIFGGSSSVPSMLSVSDLLYSLYRITLVDEYEYAAMSSR from the exons ATGCATCAGGACACCCAGACCAATCGAACAGTTCTGCTAAATTCTGAACTGGACCTGGAGATGACAGAAAGAACCAACATATCCCAG GTCCTGGAGAGTCCTGTGGAGTCTAGATCCTCTGTGTTCACAGCTACATCTTTTTGGGCATCGTACGCTCAAGGCCgttggaagcagaaaaaaagaaatttaacag GAGTCCACCTGGAGACAAAATACAAAGGTCTTGCAAAGCATGAGGAAGGTGATGAAGAGCAGGGAGATGAAACCGATACCAACAACAAAATCCAGCAACTCAACAGAAAACTGCTTGGCCACTTCAGAGATCTGGCAGCTAAAAATGAAGACACTGACCAG GTGGATCTTCAGTTTCTGGATGAGGTGATATCACGTGGTGCCGATCCAAACTGCTCAGACATATATGGTCAAACCGTCCTGCATGAG ATATCCAGGGCTTGGAGTGTTGATGTgatgaaattctttttggacCGGGGCTCAGACCACCTCTGTTCAGACCAGTTTGGAGTTACACCACTGCATGTAGCTGCTGCCTTGGACTATGAGGACATGGTCCAGTTCCTACTGGATCAAAACG CTGATCCAGGTGCTCACACCTTCCTGGACCGGCAGACTCCTCTTCACTATGCTGCAAAGAATGATGCTGTTGGATCCATTAAACTCCTGCTGCAGGCCGGAGCTGCCATCAGCTGCACGGACTATAAGAACAGGACGCCACTGCAGCTCGCCGCCAACATGG AGCGCAGCGAAGCAGCTCAGGTCCTGCTGGAACATGGGGCAGGTGCCGACGGGAAGGACTCTGATGGACAGCTGTGTATCACTGCTCTTATTGGTCGGATGAGTCATGTG GCTCAGATGGCGCTCGGTCAGTTCCATGTGACAGACAGGATTACCAGGCAGCAGTACTTTTACCTAAACCTGCTGGAACCAGAAGCACACTCACCTGAGGAAAACCTGCAAG GAGCAGTGATCACTGAGCCCACATCTCCA CTGCAGGTGGTTGTTCAGGAGGGGAAGCTGGACTTAATTATGAATCCGGTCTTTCTCAAACTTATTCAGGTCAAATGGCAACTCTGTGGCAG GTTGGGGGCGTGGCTTCTCCTCATCCTCAATTTACTGCTGAATGTTTCCTGGACAGCTGTTGCAATCTCTTTGTCTGCCCACCAAGAATCACCTGATCGCTATGTCTTTCCTCAG GACTGGTGGCGTATCTTTTTGGTGATCCTGGCGCTCCTACTGACTCTGAAAGAGGTgtggagggaggtggaggaTGTCCTGCGTTCGAAAAGGAAGCTCCGTCTGCAGCAGCACTGGATGGAGCGTCGTCTCCATGACGACCTTCAGTGCTCACATCCTATGTGGCCTCAG GAGAGACAGTTCCTTCTGGACGAGACCAAACGGGTTCACAGAATGAGGGGAAGCTACAGCCAGGACATGTG GAACATCTTTGACTGGCTGGTTTACACTCTACTGACGGTGTCCTTCAGCTTCCACATGGTGGATGTGTTTCATCCATCTGCTAGTTTGCACACGCTCAGTCGGCGCCTGTTCGCCATCTCTATCATCTTTTTGTGGCTGCGACTCATGAAACATGTCAGAGCCTTCAG GTTGATGGGGCCATTTATTGTCATGCTGGGGAACATTGTTGGAGATGTGATGTGTTTCCTGTTCCTGTACGCTGAGCTCTTCATCCCCTATGCCTGCAGCTTCTGGATCATATTTGGAG GCTCGTCGTCAGTTCCCAGCATGCTGTCTGTCTCAGATCTGCTCTACAGTCTGTACCGGATCACTCTGGTGGATGAGTATGAGTATGCTGCCATG AGTTCACGATAA
- the LOC108246757 gene encoding uncharacterized protein LOC108246757 isoform X3 encodes MHQDTQTNRTVLLNSELDLEMTERTNISQVLESPVESRSSVFTATSFWASYAQGRWKQKKRNLTGVHLETKYKGLAKHEEGDEEQGDETDTNNKIQQLNRKLLGHFRDLAAKNEDTDQVDLQFLDEVISRGADPNCSDIYGQTVLHEISRAWSVDVMKFFLDRGSDHLCSDQFGVTPLHVAAALDYEDMVQFLLDQNADPGAHTFLDRQTPLHYAAKNDAVGSIKLLLQAGAAISCTDYKNRTPLQLAANMERSEAAQVLLEHGAGADGKDSDGQLCITALIGRMSHVAQMALGQFHVTDRITRQQYFYLNLLEPEAHSPEENLQGAVITEPTSPLQVVVQEGKLDLIMNPVFLKLIQVKWQLCGRLGAWLLLILNLLLNVSWTAVAISLSAHQESPDRYVFPQDWWRIFLVILALLLTLKEVWREVEDVLRSKRKLRLQQHWMERRLHDDLQCSHPMWPQERQFLLDETKRVHRMRGSYSQDMWNIFDWLVYTLLTVSFSFHMVDVFHPSASLHTLSRRLFAISIIFLWLRLMKHVRAFRLMGPFIVMLGNIVGDVMCFLFLYAELFIPYACSFWIIFGGSSSVPSMLSVSDLLYSLYRITLVDEYEYAAMVMVDEVMAPLLCGTFLAASSILCVNLLIALLTDTFQRSEVTPGQNTWTERQIRTCC; translated from the exons ATGCATCAGGACACCCAGACCAATCGAACAGTTCTGCTAAATTCTGAACTGGACCTGGAGATGACAGAAAGAACCAACATATCCCAG GTCCTGGAGAGTCCTGTGGAGTCTAGATCCTCTGTGTTCACAGCTACATCTTTTTGGGCATCGTACGCTCAAGGCCgttggaagcagaaaaaaagaaatttaacag GAGTCCACCTGGAGACAAAATACAAAGGTCTTGCAAAGCATGAGGAAGGTGATGAAGAGCAGGGAGATGAAACCGATACCAACAACAAAATCCAGCAACTCAACAGAAAACTGCTTGGCCACTTCAGAGATCTGGCAGCTAAAAATGAAGACACTGACCAG GTGGATCTTCAGTTTCTGGATGAGGTGATATCACGTGGTGCCGATCCAAACTGCTCAGACATATATGGTCAAACCGTCCTGCATGAG ATATCCAGGGCTTGGAGTGTTGATGTgatgaaattctttttggacCGGGGCTCAGACCACCTCTGTTCAGACCAGTTTGGAGTTACACCACTGCATGTAGCTGCTGCCTTGGACTATGAGGACATGGTCCAGTTCCTACTGGATCAAAACG CTGATCCAGGTGCTCACACCTTCCTGGACCGGCAGACTCCTCTTCACTATGCTGCAAAGAATGATGCTGTTGGATCCATTAAACTCCTGCTGCAGGCCGGAGCTGCCATCAGCTGCACGGACTATAAGAACAGGACGCCACTGCAGCTCGCCGCCAACATGG AGCGCAGCGAAGCAGCTCAGGTCCTGCTGGAACATGGGGCAGGTGCCGACGGGAAGGACTCTGATGGACAGCTGTGTATCACTGCTCTTATTGGTCGGATGAGTCATGTG GCTCAGATGGCGCTCGGTCAGTTCCATGTGACAGACAGGATTACCAGGCAGCAGTACTTTTACCTAAACCTGCTGGAACCAGAAGCACACTCACCTGAGGAAAACCTGCAAG GAGCAGTGATCACTGAGCCCACATCTCCA CTGCAGGTGGTTGTTCAGGAGGGGAAGCTGGACTTAATTATGAATCCGGTCTTTCTCAAACTTATTCAGGTCAAATGGCAACTCTGTGGCAG GTTGGGGGCGTGGCTTCTCCTCATCCTCAATTTACTGCTGAATGTTTCCTGGACAGCTGTTGCAATCTCTTTGTCTGCCCACCAAGAATCACCTGATCGCTATGTCTTTCCTCAG GACTGGTGGCGTATCTTTTTGGTGATCCTGGCGCTCCTACTGACTCTGAAAGAGGTgtggagggaggtggaggaTGTCCTGCGTTCGAAAAGGAAGCTCCGTCTGCAGCAGCACTGGATGGAGCGTCGTCTCCATGACGACCTTCAGTGCTCACATCCTATGTGGCCTCAG GAGAGACAGTTCCTTCTGGACGAGACCAAACGGGTTCACAGAATGAGGGGAAGCTACAGCCAGGACATGTG GAACATCTTTGACTGGCTGGTTTACACTCTACTGACGGTGTCCTTCAGCTTCCACATGGTGGATGTGTTTCATCCATCTGCTAGTTTGCACACGCTCAGTCGGCGCCTGTTCGCCATCTCTATCATCTTTTTGTGGCTGCGACTCATGAAACATGTCAGAGCCTTCAG GTTGATGGGGCCATTTATTGTCATGCTGGGGAACATTGTTGGAGATGTGATGTGTTTCCTGTTCCTGTACGCTGAGCTCTTCATCCCCTATGCCTGCAGCTTCTGGATCATATTTGGAG GCTCGTCGTCAGTTCCCAGCATGCTGTCTGTCTCAGATCTGCTCTACAGTCTGTACCGGATCACTCTGGTGGATGAGTATGAGTATGCTGCCATGGTAATGGTGGATGAAGTCATGGCTCCTCTGCTGTGTGGGACATTTCTGGCTGCATCATCCATCTTATGTGTCAACCTGTTGATTGCACTGCTCACTGACACCttccagaggtcagaggtcacacctGGACAAAACACCTGGACTGAGAGACAGATTAGGACCTGTTGTTAG
- the LOC108246757 gene encoding transient receptor potential cation channel subfamily A member 1 isoform X2, with protein sequence MHQDTQTNRTVLLNSELDLEMTERTNISQVLESPVESRSSVFTATSFWASYAQGRWKQKKRNLTGVHLETKYKGLAKHEEGDEEQGDETDTNNKIQQLNRKLLGHFRDLAAKNEDTDQVDLQFLDEISRAWSVDVMKFFLDRGSDHLCSDQFGVTPLHVAAALDYEDMVQFLLDQNADPGAHTFLDRQTPLHYAAKNDAVGSIKLLLQAGAAISCTDYKNRTPLQLAANMERSEAAQVLLEHGAGADGKDSDGQLCITALIGRMSHVAQMALGQFHVTDRITRQQYFYLNLLEPEAHSPEENLQGAVITEPTSPLQVVVQEGKLDLIMNPVFLKLIQVKWQLCGRLGAWLLLILNLLLNVSWTAVAISLSAHQESPDRYVFPQDWWRIFLVILALLLTLKEVWREVEDVLRSKRKLRLQQHWMERRLHDDLQCSHPMWPQERQFLLDETKRVHRMRGSYSQDMWNIFDWLVYTLLTVSFSFHMVDVFHPSASLHTLSRRLFAISIIFLWLRLMKHVRAFRLMGPFIVMLGNIVGDVMCFLFLYAELFIPYACSFWIIFGGSSSVPSMLSVSDLLYSLYRITLVDEYEYAAMVMVDEVMAPLLCGTFLAASSILCVNLLIALLTDTFQRVHDNSQANAVMQQAAVILQVEESMPHLRCFYDALYISKHCSPLADASDDITANPRYHQDIGHIKAQIKETLDQFLVLQRDTEAIRSSKVQKEEDKQNQVPQNRDPYRQELHAIRADLKELQTLVQQLVQDRTNLVSSSKSRLD encoded by the exons ATGCATCAGGACACCCAGACCAATCGAACAGTTCTGCTAAATTCTGAACTGGACCTGGAGATGACAGAAAGAACCAACATATCCCAG GTCCTGGAGAGTCCTGTGGAGTCTAGATCCTCTGTGTTCACAGCTACATCTTTTTGGGCATCGTACGCTCAAGGCCgttggaagcagaaaaaaagaaatttaacag GAGTCCACCTGGAGACAAAATACAAAGGTCTTGCAAAGCATGAGGAAGGTGATGAAGAGCAGGGAGATGAAACCGATACCAACAACAAAATCCAGCAACTCAACAGAAAACTGCTTGGCCACTTCAGAGATCTGGCAGCTAAAAATGAAGACACTGACCAG GTGGATCTTCAGTTTCTGGATGAG ATATCCAGGGCTTGGAGTGTTGATGTgatgaaattctttttggacCGGGGCTCAGACCACCTCTGTTCAGACCAGTTTGGAGTTACACCACTGCATGTAGCTGCTGCCTTGGACTATGAGGACATGGTCCAGTTCCTACTGGATCAAAACG CTGATCCAGGTGCTCACACCTTCCTGGACCGGCAGACTCCTCTTCACTATGCTGCAAAGAATGATGCTGTTGGATCCATTAAACTCCTGCTGCAGGCCGGAGCTGCCATCAGCTGCACGGACTATAAGAACAGGACGCCACTGCAGCTCGCCGCCAACATGG AGCGCAGCGAAGCAGCTCAGGTCCTGCTGGAACATGGGGCAGGTGCCGACGGGAAGGACTCTGATGGACAGCTGTGTATCACTGCTCTTATTGGTCGGATGAGTCATGTG GCTCAGATGGCGCTCGGTCAGTTCCATGTGACAGACAGGATTACCAGGCAGCAGTACTTTTACCTAAACCTGCTGGAACCAGAAGCACACTCACCTGAGGAAAACCTGCAAG GAGCAGTGATCACTGAGCCCACATCTCCA CTGCAGGTGGTTGTTCAGGAGGGGAAGCTGGACTTAATTATGAATCCGGTCTTTCTCAAACTTATTCAGGTCAAATGGCAACTCTGTGGCAG GTTGGGGGCGTGGCTTCTCCTCATCCTCAATTTACTGCTGAATGTTTCCTGGACAGCTGTTGCAATCTCTTTGTCTGCCCACCAAGAATCACCTGATCGCTATGTCTTTCCTCAG GACTGGTGGCGTATCTTTTTGGTGATCCTGGCGCTCCTACTGACTCTGAAAGAGGTgtggagggaggtggaggaTGTCCTGCGTTCGAAAAGGAAGCTCCGTCTGCAGCAGCACTGGATGGAGCGTCGTCTCCATGACGACCTTCAGTGCTCACATCCTATGTGGCCTCAG GAGAGACAGTTCCTTCTGGACGAGACCAAACGGGTTCACAGAATGAGGGGAAGCTACAGCCAGGACATGTG GAACATCTTTGACTGGCTGGTTTACACTCTACTGACGGTGTCCTTCAGCTTCCACATGGTGGATGTGTTTCATCCATCTGCTAGTTTGCACACGCTCAGTCGGCGCCTGTTCGCCATCTCTATCATCTTTTTGTGGCTGCGACTCATGAAACATGTCAGAGCCTTCAG GTTGATGGGGCCATTTATTGTCATGCTGGGGAACATTGTTGGAGATGTGATGTGTTTCCTGTTCCTGTACGCTGAGCTCTTCATCCCCTATGCCTGCAGCTTCTGGATCATATTTGGAG GCTCGTCGTCAGTTCCCAGCATGCTGTCTGTCTCAGATCTGCTCTACAGTCTGTACCGGATCACTCTGGTGGATGAGTATGAGTATGCTGCCATGGTAATGGTGGATGAAGTCATGGCTCCTCTGCTGTGTGGGACATTTCTGGCTGCATCATCCATCTTATGTGTCAACCTGTTGATTGCACTGCTCACTGACACCttccagag AGTTCACGATAACTCGCAGGCTAACGCAGTGATGCAGCAGGCGGCCGTCATCCTGCAGGTGGAGGAGTCCATGCCCCACCTCCGCTGTTTCTATGATGCCCTGTACATCTCCAAACATTGCTCACCATTGGCTGATGCCTCAGATGACATCACGGCAAACCCCCGTTATCATCAAGACATTGGACACATCAAAGCACAGATCAAA GAGACTTTGGACCAGTTCCTAGTCCTGCAGAGGGACACAGAGGCAATAAGAAGTTCAAA AGTTCAGAAGGAAGAAGACAAGCAGAACCAAGTGCCTCAGAATCGGGACCCATATAGACAGGAACTTCATGCAATCCGAGCAGACTTGAAGGAGCTTCAGACTCTGGTTCAGCAGCTGGTACAGGACAGAACTAATTTGGTTAGTAGCTCTAAGAGTAGATTAGACTAG